A genomic window from Isachenkonia alkalipeptolytica includes:
- a CDS encoding 2-oxoacid:acceptor oxidoreductase family protein: MAEEKIIMAGFGGQGVMSMGQLLTYAGMIEEKNVSWLPSYGPEMRGGTANCSVIVSDKQVGSPIITNDATSAIVMNLPSLDKFESDVQKQGKLLINASLIEKKASRDDLDVYYIKANEIANEIGNAKVANMVMLGAYLEITKIVKVESVIEALKKVFGPAKEHLVPMNKDALEKGAEAVR, encoded by the coding sequence ATGGCTGAAGAAAAAATTATCATGGCTGGATTCGGTGGACAGGGCGTCATGTCCATGGGACAGTTGTTAACCTATGCAGGAATGATTGAAGAGAAAAACGTATCCTGGTTACCTTCCTACGGACCGGAGATGCGAGGGGGAACGGCGAACTGTTCGGTGATTGTTTCCGATAAGCAGGTGGGCTCTCCCATCATTACCAATGATGCAACCTCCGCCATCGTTATGAACCTTCCTTCTCTGGATAAGTTTGAAAGCGATGTTCAAAAACAGGGGAAACTGTTAATCAATGCATCCCTGATCGAAAAGAAAGCCAGCCGGGATGACCTGGACGTGTATTATATTAAGGCCAATGAAATTGCCAATGAAATTGGGAATGCCAAGGTTGCTAACATGGTAATGCTTGGGGCCTATTTAGAAATCACAAAGATTGTCAAGGTGGAATCCGTGATTGAAGCCTTGAAAAAAGTTTTCGGACCGGCGAAGGAACACTTGGTACCAATGAATAAAGATGCCTTGGAAAAAGGTGCGGAAGCGGTAAGATAA